In one Achromobacter spanius genomic region, the following are encoded:
- a CDS encoding Bug family tripartite tricarboxylate transporter substrate binding protein, with product MKTQKFAWLSAKAVAATALTMATLCAPQAHAAFPDRPLRIVVPFTPGGGTDIVARQLAKGLTDELGESVIVENRPGGSTIIGTENVAKSPPDGYSLLMATFAHAVNPAIHKKLPYDTEAAFAPVAMIGKSPNVLVVSPKSQFKSVQDLLTYARAHPGKLTFGSYGNGTSAHLAGELFKSLGKVDILHVPYKGAGPAINDLIGGQIDMIFSTSASVSGQIKNGQLRALAVTTKDRSPAYPGVPSVAEAGEADYFVDSWYGVFVPRGTPQAVIDQLNAAIKKVSGKADFQAALELEGLVASVGTPAALGEYVKQEEARWTKIIRDAGIADKP from the coding sequence ATGAAGACCCAGAAATTTGCATGGCTATCCGCCAAGGCCGTGGCCGCCACCGCGCTGACGATGGCGACGCTTTGCGCACCGCAGGCGCACGCGGCGTTTCCAGACCGGCCGCTGCGCATCGTGGTGCCGTTCACCCCGGGTGGTGGCACCGACATCGTTGCGCGCCAACTTGCCAAGGGCTTGACCGACGAGCTAGGCGAATCGGTCATCGTCGAGAACCGGCCGGGCGGCAGCACCATTATCGGCACGGAAAACGTGGCCAAGAGTCCGCCAGACGGCTACTCGCTATTGATGGCGACCTTCGCCCATGCGGTCAACCCGGCCATCCACAAGAAGCTGCCCTACGACACCGAAGCCGCGTTCGCGCCGGTGGCGATGATCGGCAAGTCGCCCAATGTGCTGGTGGTGTCGCCCAAGTCCCAATTCAAAAGCGTGCAGGACTTGCTGACCTACGCTCGCGCGCATCCCGGCAAGCTGACGTTCGGCTCGTACGGCAACGGCACGTCGGCGCATCTGGCGGGGGAATTGTTCAAGAGCCTGGGCAAGGTCGACATCCTGCATGTGCCGTACAAGGGGGCGGGGCCGGCCATCAATGACCTGATAGGTGGGCAGATCGACATGATCTTTTCTACCTCGGCCAGCGTCAGCGGCCAGATCAAGAACGGGCAACTGCGCGCGCTGGCGGTCACCACCAAAGACCGCTCGCCCGCGTATCCGGGCGTGCCCAGCGTGGCGGAAGCGGGCGAAGCCGATTACTTCGTGGATAGCTGGTATGGCGTCTTCGTACCGCGGGGCACGCCGCAGGCGGTCATCGACCAGCTCAACGCGGCCATCAAGAAGGTGTCGGGCAAGGCGGATTTTCAGGCGGCGCTGGAACTGGAAGGGCTGGTCGCCAGCGTGGGCACGCCGGCCGCGCTGGGTGAATACGTGAAGCAGGAAGAGGCGCGCTGGACCAAGATCATCCGTGACGCGGGGATTGCGGACAAGCCCTGA